The following proteins come from a genomic window of Acinetobacter baumannii:
- a CDS encoding tetratricopeptide repeat protein produces MKKTLFSTLIAGLLSMQAHADYIAQPQSVASQAARFSTMGIHDLQKAAQAGQAGAQFYLGTRYQYGKDVAKDDKQAFAWFKAAADQGLSPAQLNVGRMYADGIGVKKDEAMARKYFEKAASNGDNRASYNLAMMEEQKKNYVGAYQWYELSTRDGMLDNKVISLSEGKKTALAANLTQEQIRMARDRADKWIQAQ; encoded by the coding sequence ATGAAAAAGACATTATTTAGCACACTAATTGCAGGACTGCTAAGTATGCAGGCTCATGCAGATTATATCGCCCAGCCACAATCGGTTGCGAGCCAAGCTGCGCGCTTCTCCACAATGGGGATTCATGACCTTCAAAAAGCGGCTCAAGCGGGTCAAGCTGGAGCACAGTTTTATCTTGGTACACGTTATCAATACGGCAAAGATGTAGCAAAAGACGATAAACAAGCATTTGCATGGTTTAAAGCTGCTGCTGATCAAGGTCTTTCACCTGCGCAATTAAATGTTGGCCGTATGTATGCTGATGGTATTGGCGTTAAGAAAGACGAAGCTATGGCTCGTAAATATTTCGAAAAAGCGGCAAGTAACGGCGATAACCGTGCAAGCTACAACCTTGCGATGATGGAAGAGCAAAAGAAAAACTACGTAGGTGCTTACCAGTGGTATGAACTTTCAACTCGTGATGGCATGCTCGACAATAAAGTGATTAGCTTATCTGAAGGTAAAAAGACGGCTCTTGCTGCAAACTTAACTCAAGAGCAAATCCGTATGGCACGTGACCGCGCGGATAAATGGATTCAAGCACAATAA
- the metW gene encoding methionine biosynthesis protein MetW, which produces MRIDQQLAEKWIKPGSSVLDLGCGDGELLAHMSQKHQIRAYGLEIDQEKIAIAVSRGLNIIQQDLNLGLSRFADQSFDYVVMAQALQAVDAPDVLLRDMVRVGKQAIITFPNFAHWKTRSFLALKGMMPVSDALPYMWYNTPNIHLCTFKDFEALCAENQIQIINRLAVNGNQQGSLLSKHVPNLFGEVAIYRVSAL; this is translated from the coding sequence ATGCGTATTGATCAACAACTGGCAGAAAAGTGGATTAAACCCGGCTCTAGCGTACTCGATTTAGGGTGTGGTGACGGTGAATTACTCGCTCATATGAGCCAAAAGCATCAAATTCGTGCTTATGGTTTAGAAATTGATCAAGAAAAGATTGCAATTGCCGTCAGTCGCGGGTTAAATATTATTCAACAAGATTTGAATCTCGGTTTAAGCCGTTTTGCCGACCAGTCTTTTGACTATGTGGTTATGGCACAGGCTTTGCAAGCCGTAGATGCACCCGATGTTTTATTAAGAGACATGGTGCGTGTGGGTAAACAGGCCATTATCACTTTTCCAAACTTTGCACACTGGAAGACTCGCTCTTTTCTAGCATTAAAAGGGATGATGCCTGTATCGGATGCTCTACCATATATGTGGTATAACACCCCCAACATTCATTTATGTACGTTTAAAGATTTCGAAGCACTATGTGCGGAAAATCAAATACAAATTATTAATCGACTCGCCGTCAATGGAAACCAGCAGGGAAGCCTGTTAAGCAAACATGTTCCGAATTTGTTTGGTGAAGTCGCTATTTATCGAGTGAGTGCACTATGA
- the tatC gene encoding twin-arginine translocase subunit TatC, producing MNQLPSTAVNSQENLDQMPIMNHLVVLRRHLFRIVGVTLFLFFCLLPFRNHTYQLLSEPLRLQLPASSSMIATDVTATFMAPFKLNLFVALMLAMPFILYEIWSFVRPALYQKERHLALPLLIGSIILFYAGVAFAYYITLPAILHFFISVSPETVAPMTDINSYLSFCLKLFLVFGVTFEIPIATLLLILIGVVNTQSLAEKRRFIIVGCFFVAMFITPPDAISMVMLAIPMWLLFEIGLLFGKILEKRKTHSAE from the coding sequence ATGAACCAACTGCCTTCAACCGCTGTAAATAGTCAAGAAAACCTAGACCAAATGCCAATCATGAATCATTTGGTGGTTTTAAGACGTCATTTATTTAGGATTGTAGGGGTAACATTATTCTTATTTTTTTGTTTATTGCCCTTTCGAAATCATACTTATCAATTATTATCTGAGCCTCTAAGGTTACAACTTCCTGCCTCATCTTCCATGATTGCAACGGATGTTACAGCAACCTTTATGGCGCCATTTAAACTTAATTTATTTGTTGCGCTCATGCTGGCAATGCCATTTATTCTTTATGAAATATGGTCTTTTGTTCGCCCGGCGCTTTATCAAAAAGAGCGTCATTTAGCGCTGCCGTTACTGATTGGTAGTATTATTTTATTTTATGCAGGTGTCGCTTTTGCTTATTACATTACCCTGCCTGCCATATTACATTTCTTTATTAGCGTTTCACCTGAAACAGTAGCCCCAATGACCGACATTAATAGTTATTTAAGCTTCTGCTTAAAGCTATTTTTGGTGTTTGGTGTCACTTTTGAAATTCCTATCGCGACCTTGCTACTCATTTTGATTGGTGTGGTAAATACGCAAAGCCTTGCTGAAAAACGACGTTTTATTATTGTAGGATGCTTCTTTGTAGCGATGTTTATTACCCCACCCGATGCGATTTCGATGGTGATGCTAGCAATTCCAATGTGGCTACTTTTCGAAATAGGTTTACTCTTCGGCAAAATTCTTGAAAAGAGAAAAACCCATTCTGCTGAATAA
- a CDS encoding TonB-dependent receptor: MSLIRTRKKIVSSAIASSLSMIATTAMAQEAVSQLPTIHTKATQEESLKVDQSANSKFVAPLLDTPKSVSVISKQLIEDTKVTTLADALRTVPGITLGAGEGGNPNGDRPFIRGYSSESSMYIDGIRNSTSQNREMFAVEQVEVTKGSASAMGGAGSVGGSINMISKVAKKGDFLEGSVAAGTDNYQRITLDGNKDFGNGIAARVAVLGHQNEKAGQSNGAEYKRVGIAPSITFGLDTPTRATLSYYYLQTDDKPDSGIPYWDSSLGKAQGKPAEVKQGTYYGWKDRDFQKQENHIGTIKLEHDLTDNITITNTAMYAKSKNDYVWTNPDDSKGNVGKGLVWHRLNSAITDSETFTDQLALTGKFDTGFLKHRFNVGAEYSKQKTDKGGYNIIDAKGNVSSTGFYSDCSDLSTNWCTSLNGPTQKPFVDRLQARPDFDATVESTSVYLLDNIEITPKWLLDLGLRWDKFEAEQNFLATSSAAAYTAKNNSDFVTYQAGITFKPTENGSIYTSYATSASPVGLNAGWGDNSETINANNQMIDPEEAQTFEIGTKWDFLDNHLNLTAAIFRTEKQNTRVQIDPTTYANVGESKVDGFELGLNGEITDKWNISAGYTYLDSELTKNGKSCRSGKCTDQSIYNGNQMPNVPKQAATLWTTYKVLPQLTVGAGAVYSDKVYGDVANTKWVPSYVRYDAMARYNVNKNVDLQLNINNLSDKRYFTKAYASHYATEAEGRSAVLAVNFKY, encoded by the coding sequence ATGTCATTGATTAGAACACGTAAAAAAATTGTTTCCTCTGCAATCGCCTCATCGCTCTCGATGATAGCAACAACTGCGATGGCGCAAGAAGCAGTTTCGCAATTACCAACTATCCATACTAAAGCGACTCAAGAAGAATCTTTAAAGGTTGATCAATCAGCAAACTCTAAATTTGTTGCTCCCCTTCTAGATACTCCTAAATCAGTATCAGTTATCTCAAAACAACTTATAGAAGATACAAAAGTAACAACTTTAGCAGATGCATTGCGTACTGTTCCTGGCATTACTTTAGGTGCAGGTGAAGGCGGTAATCCGAATGGTGATCGACCTTTCATCCGTGGTTATAGTTCAGAAAGCTCTATGTATATTGATGGTATCCGCAACTCTACCTCACAAAACCGTGAAATGTTTGCGGTCGAGCAAGTAGAGGTAACCAAAGGTTCTGCATCAGCAATGGGTGGTGCAGGTTCAGTTGGTGGCAGCATCAATATGATTTCCAAGGTAGCTAAAAAGGGTGATTTTCTAGAAGGCTCAGTAGCCGCTGGTACTGATAACTACCAACGTATCACTTTAGATGGTAATAAAGACTTTGGAAATGGCATTGCAGCACGTGTAGCTGTTTTGGGACATCAAAATGAAAAGGCTGGCCAAAGTAATGGGGCTGAATATAAACGTGTTGGTATTGCACCAAGTATTACTTTTGGCTTAGATACACCGACACGTGCAACTTTGAGCTACTATTATTTACAAACTGATGATAAACCTGATTCAGGTATTCCTTATTGGGATTCATCTCTTGGAAAAGCTCAAGGTAAACCGGCTGAAGTCAAACAAGGTACATATTACGGCTGGAAAGATCGAGATTTTCAAAAGCAAGAAAATCACATCGGTACAATTAAATTAGAACACGACCTTACCGACAATATAACTATTACTAATACGGCCATGTATGCCAAATCAAAAAATGATTATGTCTGGACAAACCCAGATGACTCAAAAGGTAATGTTGGCAAAGGTCTTGTTTGGCATCGTTTGAACTCAGCTATTACAGATAGTGAGACATTTACCGATCAATTAGCACTTACAGGTAAATTTGATACTGGCTTCTTAAAGCACAGATTTAATGTAGGAGCAGAGTACAGCAAACAAAAAACTGATAAAGGCGGCTATAACATTATTGATGCCAAAGGTAATGTTTCTAGTACTGGCTTCTATAGCGATTGTTCAGACTTATCAACAAATTGGTGTACTTCGCTCAATGGTCCAACTCAAAAGCCATTTGTTGACCGTTTACAAGCACGCCCAGACTTTGATGCAACTGTAGAAAGTACTTCTGTCTACTTACTCGACAATATTGAAATCACACCAAAATGGTTATTAGATCTTGGCCTGCGTTGGGATAAGTTTGAAGCTGAACAAAACTTCTTAGCTACTTCTAGTGCAGCGGCCTATACAGCAAAAAATAATTCAGATTTCGTGACCTATCAAGCGGGCATTACATTTAAACCAACAGAGAATGGCTCAATTTATACAAGCTATGCAACCTCAGCTAGTCCAGTCGGCTTAAATGCAGGTTGGGGGGATAATAGCGAAACAATTAATGCCAATAATCAAATGATTGATCCCGAAGAGGCACAAACATTTGAAATCGGTACGAAATGGGATTTCCTAGATAACCACCTAAATTTAACAGCTGCTATTTTCCGTACTGAAAAACAAAATACACGTGTACAAATCGACCCAACTACTTATGCAAATGTAGGTGAAAGTAAAGTTGATGGTTTTGAATTAGGCTTAAATGGTGAAATTACTGATAAATGGAACATTTCAGCTGGCTACACTTATTTAGACAGTGAACTAACCAAAAATGGTAAATCTTGCCGTAGCGGAAAATGTACTGACCAATCCATTTATAATGGCAACCAAATGCCAAACGTACCTAAGCAAGCTGCTACGTTATGGACTACCTATAAAGTACTTCCACAATTGACGGTAGGCGCTGGCGCTGTTTACTCTGACAAAGTATATGGTGATGTAGCAAATACTAAATGGGTTCCATCTTACGTACGTTACGATGCGATGGCACGTTACAACGTAAATAAAAATGTTGATCTTCAATTAAATATCAACAACCTATCTGATAAGCGCTATTTCACTAAAGCTTACGCTTCTCACTATGCAACAGAAGCAGAAGGCCGTAGTGCAGTTCTAGCAGTTAACTTTAAATACTAA
- a CDS encoding AEC family transporter, whose product MALLLPVLAFITGLLLAQTSISETVKPILSAWLARLLIPIVIIYNMVFYQSGSLSLMLFSFGSAFIIFFAYLALFKDRLLALCVSYTNMGWLGFPFAMALFGPEATAPIVALYIGMSLFGNAWAVTAVTTAPQSKLNILKKVLTSPPCISIFCAVVLRLLGAQHIESPAIHWVYEVAKFAMTFAGMCVLGMWLRRTRVYTKDLIYSTKAQAFKVACGFVLCGLSYRFLPIPNISQQIGVMFLMFCLPPAANIVALETHYQGTGRSAAYIASGTIVSCVCIAIYAMFLHVAL is encoded by the coding sequence GTGGCATTATTACTGCCTGTATTGGCATTTATCACAGGACTTCTACTTGCTCAGACCTCCATTTCAGAAACCGTAAAACCTATTCTCTCAGCTTGGCTTGCACGACTCTTGATTCCGATTGTGATTATTTACAACATGGTCTTTTATCAATCGGGAAGCTTGAGCTTAATGCTTTTTAGTTTTGGTTCGGCATTCATTATTTTCTTTGCTTATTTGGCTTTGTTCAAAGACCGCTTATTGGCGCTTTGCGTAAGTTATACCAACATGGGATGGCTTGGTTTTCCTTTTGCTATGGCTTTATTTGGCCCTGAAGCAACTGCTCCAATTGTTGCTTTATATATTGGAATGTCACTTTTTGGCAATGCTTGGGCTGTGACTGCCGTTACTACGGCACCGCAAAGTAAGCTCAATATATTAAAAAAGGTTTTAACTTCTCCGCCTTGTATATCGATATTCTGTGCTGTTGTGCTCAGACTTTTAGGGGCCCAACATATCGAAAGCCCTGCTATACATTGGGTTTATGAGGTTGCTAAATTTGCAATGACTTTTGCAGGTATGTGTGTGCTTGGAATGTGGCTGCGCCGTACCAGAGTTTATACAAAAGATTTAATTTACAGTACAAAAGCTCAAGCATTTAAAGTGGCCTGTGGATTTGTACTTTGTGGATTAAGTTATAGATTTTTACCGATTCCAAATATAAGTCAGCAAATTGGAGTAATGTTTTTAATGTTCTGTCTGCCGCCAGCAGCCAATATTGTAGCTCTAGAAACTCATTATCAAGGGACGGGTAGATCTGCTGCTTATATCGCTTCAGGGACGATTGTGAGTTGTGTGTGTATTGCGATTTATGCGATGTTTTTACATGTAGCATTATAA
- the tatB gene encoding Sec-independent protein translocase protein TatB yields MLDVGMTELLCFAIIAILVLGPEKLPEAARFAGRWYVRLKRYITNLQNEIDQELRLSEFRKEMQEELNRIEALERKVQQQLEEIQKQQVSETLETTETAKTTQKPIRKCTPISGHYKVPYLTKVTPLAPQTDISETSPVELKIAV; encoded by the coding sequence ATGCTTGATGTAGGAATGACAGAGTTACTCTGTTTTGCAATTATTGCAATTTTAGTTTTAGGTCCAGAGAAGCTTCCGGAAGCTGCACGCTTTGCAGGTCGCTGGTATGTTCGACTAAAACGCTATATTACGAATCTGCAAAACGAGATTGATCAGGAGCTACGTCTGTCTGAGTTCCGCAAAGAAATGCAAGAGGAACTTAACCGCATTGAAGCATTAGAACGTAAAGTACAACAACAGCTTGAAGAAATACAAAAACAGCAGGTTTCAGAAACTTTAGAAACAACTGAAACAGCTAAAACAACACAAAAGCCTATTCGGAAATGTACTCCTATATCGGGCCATTACAAAGTGCCGTATCTGACTAAAGTTACGCCTTTGGCTCCTCAAACTGATATTTCAGAAACATCTCCTGTTGAATTGAAGATTGCCGTATGA
- the leuA gene encoding 2-isopropylmalate synthase, translating into MMLADPSKKYRRMYQRVDLPDRQWPNNEITKAPIWMSTDLRDGNQAIFEPMNMEQKFKMFKMLVKIGFKHIEIGFPSASQIDFDFTRMLIEENHIPDDVYIEVLVQARDHLIERTFEALAGAKRAIVHIYNSNSPTFRQKVLNVDVNGAKQLAVNAAQKVKEYAAQYPETDWIFQYSPECFSATELEVAKEVCDAVTEIWDARPDHKVILNLPATVEVSTPNVYADQIEWMHRNLARRDGVIISVHCHNDRGCGIAASELAIMAGADRVEGCVFGNGERTGNVDVAAIALNMYTQGVAPELDFSNINEVIATVEECTGLPVHPRHPYAGDLVFTAFSGSHQDAIKKGFEYQKNEEIWDMPYLPIDPKDLGRDYDAVIRVNSQSGKGGIAYLLESNYNVVLPRRLQIEFSQVVQQYTDENGTEISAKQIWTLFKDTYVEVKNHHYTVKNYKLSDINGTQIIELEIDVEGETQQLRGEGNGPISAFLNALQLPIDVLNYEERSISSGANAKALTLIELQVKGTGRGSFGAGVHDNTVTSSIEAIIACTNRLIDQGVLSTDQVVAAAV; encoded by the coding sequence ATGATGTTGGCTGACCCTAGCAAAAAATACCGCCGTATGTACCAGCGAGTCGATTTACCAGATCGCCAATGGCCAAATAATGAAATTACAAAAGCGCCAATCTGGATGAGCACGGATTTACGTGATGGTAACCAAGCAATTTTTGAACCGATGAACATGGAACAAAAGTTCAAAATGTTCAAAATGCTTGTAAAAATCGGTTTTAAACATATTGAAATCGGCTTCCCTTCTGCGTCTCAAATTGACTTCGATTTTACTCGTATGTTGATCGAAGAAAATCATATTCCTGATGATGTATACATTGAAGTATTGGTTCAGGCACGTGACCATTTAATTGAGCGTACTTTCGAAGCTTTAGCAGGTGCTAAGCGCGCAATTGTGCATATTTATAACTCTAACTCTCCAACCTTCCGTCAAAAAGTGTTGAATGTAGATGTAAATGGTGCAAAACAGTTGGCGGTGAATGCAGCTCAGAAAGTGAAAGAATATGCTGCGCAATATCCTGAAACTGATTGGATTTTCCAGTATAGCCCAGAATGCTTCTCTGCAACTGAATTAGAAGTAGCAAAAGAAGTCTGTGATGCGGTTACAGAAATTTGGGATGCACGCCCAGATCATAAAGTTATTTTGAACTTACCTGCGACTGTCGAAGTTTCCACACCAAATGTTTATGCAGACCAAATCGAATGGATGCATCGTAATTTGGCACGTCGTGATGGCGTCATTATTTCTGTTCACTGTCACAATGACCGTGGCTGTGGTATTGCTGCATCAGAACTTGCCATTATGGCAGGTGCCGACCGTGTGGAAGGCTGCGTATTTGGTAACGGCGAACGTACCGGTAACGTTGACGTTGCTGCTATCGCATTGAACATGTACACCCAAGGTGTAGCACCAGAATTAGATTTCTCTAATATTAATGAAGTCATTGCAACGGTTGAAGAATGTACTGGTTTACCTGTACACCCTCGTCATCCATATGCAGGTGACTTGGTATTTACTGCATTCTCTGGTTCGCATCAGGACGCAATCAAAAAAGGCTTTGAATACCAGAAAAACGAAGAAATCTGGGATATGCCTTACTTACCAATCGACCCAAAAGATTTGGGCCGCGACTATGATGCTGTCATTCGTGTGAATAGTCAGTCTGGTAAAGGCGGTATCGCTTACTTATTAGAATCAAACTATAACGTTGTATTGCCTCGTCGTTTACAAATCGAATTTAGTCAAGTTGTTCAACAATATACTGATGAGAATGGTACAGAGATTAGCGCTAAACAAATCTGGACCTTATTTAAAGACACGTATGTTGAAGTGAAAAACCACCATTACACGGTCAAAAACTATAAGTTATCTGACATTAATGGTACTCAAATTATTGAACTTGAGATTGATGTTGAAGGTGAAACTCAACAATTACGTGGCGAAGGTAATGGTCCTATCTCTGCATTCTTAAATGCACTTCAATTACCAATTGATGTATTGAACTACGAAGAACGCAGTATTAGTTCAGGTGCAAATGCCAAAGCATTAACCTTAATTGAACTTCAAGTGAAAGGTACAGGCAGAGGCTCATTTGGTGCAGGGGTTCACGACAATACAGTCACTTCATCTATTGAAGCTATTATTGCATGTACCAACCGTTTGATTGATCAAGGTGTTTTAAGTACAGATCAGGTTGTTGCCGCCGCTGTTTAA
- a CDS encoding Fe2+-dependent dioxygenase, giving the protein MIHHIPNVLSKEQVQYFRNEMDKIEWVNGKVTAGTLSATVKRNQQLPEDHPLTHHLSNIILEALGTHPLFLSAAIPLDIIPPLFNRYENQESFGFHVDNSIRRIRGTNERLRTDLSCTLFLSEPEEYEGGDLVVEDTYGYHEVKLPAGDMILYPSTSLHEVTAITSGCRIASFFWVQSMVRDDAERHMLFNLDQTVQNLRMQLGDNHSEVIKLTNLYHNLMRKWAEL; this is encoded by the coding sequence GTGATCCACCATATTCCCAATGTATTGAGTAAAGAACAGGTCCAATATTTTCGTAATGAAATGGACAAAATTGAATGGGTCAATGGCAAAGTAACCGCTGGTACACTCTCTGCAACTGTAAAACGCAATCAGCAATTACCTGAAGATCATCCGCTTACTCACCATCTGAGTAATATTATTCTTGAGGCATTAGGCACTCACCCATTATTTTTATCTGCTGCAATACCACTTGATATTATCCCTCCCCTGTTTAATCGTTATGAAAATCAGGAGTCTTTTGGTTTTCATGTAGACAACTCTATCCGTCGTATACGTGGTACAAACGAACGACTTAGAACCGATTTGTCATGTACTTTATTTTTAAGCGAACCTGAAGAATATGAAGGTGGTGATCTGGTCGTAGAAGACACTTATGGTTATCACGAAGTCAAACTTCCAGCAGGAGATATGATTTTATATCCATCTACCAGTTTGCATGAAGTGACAGCAATTACTTCTGGCTGTCGTATTGCTTCTTTTTTCTGGGTGCAAAGTATGGTGCGTGATGATGCCGAACGACATATGCTTTTTAACCTAGATCAAACAGTACAAAACCTAAGAATGCAGCTAGGTGACAATCATAGCGAAGTCATTAAACTGACCAACCTTTACCATAACTTGATGCGTAAGTGGGCTGAACTATAA
- the rdgB gene encoding RdgB/HAM1 family non-canonical purine NTP pyrophosphatase — translation MSTPHWFDQGSLVLASNNKGKVAEFEKLFEQLKLPVEIIPQGRLNIPDAIEDGLSFIENAIIKARHASKISGKPAMADDSGICVPVLGGAPGIYSARYAGEHGDDSANNAKLLNDLLPFRKNGEAIEGMFVCVLALVTHAEDPLPQIFQGIWHGEILEAPRGENGFGYDPLFWLPELQVSSAELSKEEKNKISHRGQAMQLFRESLQK, via the coding sequence ATGTCTACCCCACATTGGTTTGATCAGGGTTCTTTAGTCCTTGCAAGTAACAACAAAGGTAAAGTCGCAGAGTTTGAAAAACTTTTTGAACAGCTCAAGTTGCCTGTAGAAATTATTCCTCAGGGTCGCCTAAATATTCCCGATGCCATTGAAGACGGCTTAAGCTTTATTGAAAATGCCATTATTAAAGCGCGTCATGCCTCTAAAATTTCAGGGAAACCTGCTATGGCTGATGACTCCGGTATTTGTGTTCCGGTTTTAGGAGGTGCACCTGGTATTTATTCAGCACGTTATGCTGGAGAACATGGTGACGATTCAGCGAATAATGCCAAATTATTAAATGACCTTTTGCCATTTCGTAAAAATGGTGAAGCGATTGAAGGTATGTTTGTGTGCGTACTTGCTTTAGTGACTCATGCGGAAGATCCATTGCCACAAATTTTCCAAGGCATCTGGCATGGTGAAATTTTAGAAGCGCCACGTGGTGAAAATGGTTTTGGCTATGACCCACTGTTCTGGTTACCAGAGCTTCAAGTTTCTAGTGCTGAGTTGTCTAAAGAAGAAAAAAATAAGATTAGTCATCGTGGACAAGCGATGCAGTTATTTAGAGAGAGCCTGCAGAAGTAG
- a CDS encoding Sec-independent protein translocase subunit TatA, translating to MAGLSIWHVVIFAIVVILLFGTSKLKNIGKDVGGAVRDFKKSVREEDEAASLNSPRTIDAQVKTSESTSVKS from the coding sequence ATGGCTGGTTTATCTATTTGGCATGTCGTTATTTTCGCAATTGTCGTTATTTTATTGTTCGGTACATCTAAGCTAAAAAATATCGGTAAAGATGTAGGCGGTGCAGTAAGAGATTTTAAAAAGTCAGTTCGTGAAGAAGACGAAGCTGCATCTTTAAATAGCCCTCGTACAATTGATGCACAAGTTAAAACATCTGAAAGCACATCAGTGAAAAGCTAA
- the metX gene encoding homoserine O-succinyltransferase MetX, giving the protein MSFPADSVGLVTPQKFQFEEPLHLECGRVLPRFELMVETYGTLNADKSNAILICHALSGHHHAAGYHHEDDKKAGWWDSCIGPGKAIDTNKFFVVALNNIGGCSGSTGPTSPNPENDNRPYGPDFPLVTVRDWVKTQAMLSDRLGISVWYAVVGGSLGGMQALQWSVDYPDRLQKCVVIASAPKLSAQNIAFNEVARQSILSDPDFHHGRYLENDSYPKRGLILARMVGHITYLSEEAMKQKFGRDLKSGKFMYGFDVEFQVESYLRYQGEQFSRNFDANTYLIMTKALDYFDPSREYGHSLTEAMSKTKCQFLIVSFTTDWRFAPSRSQEIVDALITNHKPVSYLDIDAEQGHDSFLFPIPLYVKTLRAFLGGEEHLKSTSLEAS; this is encoded by the coding sequence GTGTCTTTTCCAGCTGACTCAGTGGGGTTAGTCACTCCGCAAAAGTTCCAATTTGAAGAACCCTTACATCTTGAATGTGGCCGTGTTTTACCGCGCTTTGAGTTAATGGTTGAAACTTACGGCACTTTAAATGCAGATAAATCAAATGCGATTTTAATCTGCCATGCCCTTTCCGGACATCATCATGCAGCGGGTTATCACCATGAAGATGATAAAAAAGCTGGATGGTGGGATAGCTGTATTGGCCCGGGCAAGGCAATCGACACAAATAAATTTTTTGTAGTTGCGCTTAATAATATTGGCGGATGTAGTGGATCAACCGGTCCAACTTCACCAAATCCTGAAAATGACAATCGCCCGTATGGTCCAGATTTCCCGTTAGTAACGGTCCGTGACTGGGTCAAAACTCAAGCCATGCTTTCTGACCGCTTAGGAATAAGTGTCTGGTATGCGGTGGTCGGCGGTTCTTTGGGTGGCATGCAGGCGTTACAATGGTCGGTAGACTACCCTGACCGTTTACAAAAATGTGTCGTTATTGCCAGTGCGCCAAAGCTTTCAGCACAAAATATTGCGTTTAACGAAGTGGCACGTCAGTCCATCTTGTCCGACCCAGACTTCCATCATGGCCGTTATTTGGAAAATGATAGCTATCCGAAGCGTGGTCTAATTTTGGCTCGTATGGTTGGCCATATTACTTATCTTTCTGAAGAAGCCATGAAACAAAAATTTGGTCGTGATTTAAAATCCGGCAAGTTTATGTACGGTTTTGATGTCGAGTTTCAGGTCGAAAGTTATCTCCGTTATCAAGGTGAACAGTTCAGTCGTAACTTTGATGCCAATACTTATCTCATTATGACCAAAGCTTTGGATTATTTTGATCCATCGCGTGAGTATGGCCACTCGCTTACAGAAGCGATGAGTAAAACCAAATGCCAGTTCCTGATTGTCTCATTCACCACTGACTGGCGTTTTGCACCAAGCCGCTCACAAGAAATTGTAGATGCACTCATTACCAATCATAAACCGGTAAGTTATCTTGATATTGATGCTGAACAAGGTCATGACTCGTTCTTATTCCCGATTCCACTGTATGTCAAAACACTGCGCGCTTTCTTAGGCGGTGAAGAACATTTAAAATCGACATCACTGGAGGCAAGCTAA